In one window of Methanolobus mangrovi DNA:
- a CDS encoding type I restriction-modification system subunit M produces the protein MEKITLSELEQYLWDAANILRGPVDASDFKAYIFPLLFFKRISDVYDEEYKQALDESDGDEEYASFPELHDYIIPEGAHWDDVKEKTTNVGQALQHAFREIEKENQDKLYEIFGDVNWSNKDRLSDELLIDLIDHFSSKNLSKKYVEPDMLGQAYEYLIKKFADLTNRKAGEFYTPRTVVHLMGSILKPQEKESIYDPACGSGGMLLEAYHYVKNKGGDERTLKLYGQEKNLTTSSIARINLFLHGVQDFEVIRGDTLRNPSFHEGDMLSQFDAVIANPPFSLSNWGHEHWSHDPFGRNIAGTPPKSNGDYAWVQHMISSMAPITGRMAIVLPHGALFRGGAEGKIRKKLIENDLLEAVIGLGPNLFYGTGISACILVYRNQKNAANKNKVLFIDAAEQYQKGRNQNFFLEEHAEQVLEWYEKFEDIEDISKVVDVDEIKDNEFNLNISRYVRKQLVVEEIDLKETFQELNDAYDEFLESEEKMKALLKEVGVL, from the coding sequence ATGGAAAAGATAACTCTTTCAGAACTTGAACAATATCTATGGGATGCAGCAAACATCTTGCGCGGACCTGTAGATGCCTCTGATTTTAAGGCATACATATTCCCGCTTTTGTTCTTCAAGAGAATATCAGATGTCTATGATGAAGAATATAAGCAAGCTTTGGATGAATCTGATGGTGATGAGGAATATGCATCTTTTCCAGAACTACACGATTACATAATTCCTGAAGGTGCTCACTGGGATGATGTGAAGGAGAAAACAACCAATGTGGGTCAGGCACTTCAGCATGCTTTCAGGGAGATTGAAAAGGAAAATCAGGACAAGTTGTACGAGATATTTGGTGATGTTAATTGGAGTAACAAGGATAGATTATCTGATGAGCTTCTGATAGATTTGATTGACCATTTTTCTAGTAAGAACCTTTCCAAGAAGTATGTTGAACCTGATATGCTGGGGCAGGCTTATGAATATCTGATAAAGAAGTTTGCAGATTTGACCAATAGAAAGGCAGGAGAGTTCTATACTCCAAGGACCGTTGTTCATTTGATGGGTAGTATCCTCAAGCCGCAGGAGAAGGAATCCATATATGATCCTGCATGTGGTTCTGGTGGTATGCTACTGGAAGCTTATCATTATGTCAAGAATAAAGGTGGAGATGAGAGGACATTGAAACTCTATGGTCAAGAGAAGAACCTGACAACCTCATCCATTGCCAGAATTAATCTGTTCTTACATGGCGTCCAGGACTTTGAGGTTATCAGAGGCGATACACTGAGAAATCCTTCTTTCCATGAAGGTGATATGCTTTCTCAGTTTGATGCGGTGATAGCCAATCCTCCATTTTCATTGAGTAACTGGGGACATGAACACTGGTCGCATGATCCTTTCGGAAGAAATATTGCAGGCACACCACCAAAGAGTAACGGAGATTATGCTTGGGTTCAACATATGATATCATCCATGGCACCAATTACAGGCAGAATGGCGATTGTGTTGCCTCATGGTGCATTGTTCAGGGGTGGAGCTGAAGGTAAAATCAGGAAAAAGCTGATTGAAAATGATCTGCTGGAAGCTGTGATTGGGCTTGGACCTAACCTGTTTTATGGTACTGGCATCAGTGCATGCATCCTTGTATACAGAAACCAGAAGAATGCAGCAAACAAGAATAAGGTTCTGTTTATTGATGCTGCTGAGCAATACCAGAAGGGAAGGAATCAGAATTTCTTTTTAGAGGAGCATGCTGAGCAGGTCCTTGAATGGTATGAGAAGTTTGAGGATATTGAAGACATCAGTAAAGTAGTAGATGTTGATGAGATCAAGGATAACGAGTTCAACCTCAATATTTCCAGGTATGTCAGGAAGCAACTTGTTGTTGAAGAGATTGACCTTAAAGAGACTTTCCAGGAATTGAATGATGCATACGATGAGTTCCTTGAATCCGAGGAGAAAATGAAAGCTTTACTGAAAGAGGTGGGCGTATTATGA
- a CDS encoding type I restriction endonuclease subunit R — MFNEENAVENLVRDLLTNMRWKFVPREQLPRSETDVLVEKHLIDSLIRLNPTIAEDPSRADEVLYKLRAIIQSAKGMGLVRANEEFSKWIRNEKTMPFGENGEHVSVRIIDYDNLKNNDFIVTTQYSYKTNQERRPDIVLLVNGIPLVIGEAKSPVRPAVSWVDGAVQLEEYQNSVLEIFVPNVFCFATEGKVYRVGSIKLPIEKWQPWRETEEDAFDLLDEVKSSVNRMLKPEVVLELLKDFTLYSTTKGGQKIKILCRYQQYEAAKQIVQRVIDGRIRKGLIWHFQGSGKSLLMVYAAMQLRRNPELRSPTVLVVVDRIDLNSQISATFNASNVPNVVMTDSREELEQLLKQDTRKIIITTIHKFGEADGVLNDRENIIVLVDEAHRTQEGDLGQKMRQALPNAFLFGLTGTPINTRDRNTFWTFGAEEDENGYLSRYSFEQSIIDKATLPIYFEPRPVELHINKKAIDEEFERLAKENDLSYGDKSELSDRAGKYGVLAKTPDRISRVCKDIVQHYKKHVDPNDFKGQVVVWDREACHLYKQEIDKHMPPEESAVVMTLRQKDPDDWKQSYSLTDDEQEKLLDRFRDPNDPLKLLIVTSKLLTGFDAPINQAMYLDKPMKDHNLLQAICRVNRPYPDKDHGLIIDYLGIFDNVASALDFDVEEMKTVISNIEMLKAEFPRALETCLSHFEGVDRALDGYEGLLAAQDCLRTDESRDFFAADYSYLSRHWEAISPDSFLDQYEKDYKWLTQVYESIRPPSGNGKLIWHALGAKTLKLIHENVTVQTIRDDLETLIMDANILDHLTDKDADVKGKKLALKIEWRLHVHVDDPRFQELGERLEKVKEMHYRNAISSIDFLKKLLEIARDTVKLERETEAEAVDDTKQALTKLFLECKVETTPAIIERIVNDIDEVVKYTRFDGWQWTSAGERDVQKALSKTLLKYKLHKERELFDKAYEYIREHY; from the coding sequence ATGTTCAATGAGGAAAATGCAGTCGAGAATTTAGTCAGAGACCTTCTGACAAATATGAGATGGAAATTTGTACCAAGAGAACAGCTTCCAAGAAGTGAAACTGATGTACTGGTAGAAAAGCATCTCATAGATTCTCTTATCAGACTGAATCCTACCATTGCTGAAGATCCAAGCCGTGCTGATGAAGTTCTTTACAAGCTTCGAGCAATCATCCAGAGTGCAAAGGGAATGGGGCTTGTAAGGGCAAATGAAGAGTTTTCCAAATGGATTCGTAATGAAAAGACCATGCCTTTCGGGGAGAACGGAGAACATGTTTCTGTCAGGATCATAGATTATGATAATCTCAAAAACAATGATTTCATTGTAACTACTCAGTACAGCTACAAGACAAATCAGGAGAGAAGACCTGATATTGTTCTGTTGGTAAATGGTATTCCACTGGTAATAGGGGAGGCAAAAAGTCCAGTCAGACCTGCAGTATCATGGGTTGATGGAGCGGTACAACTTGAAGAGTACCAGAACTCTGTTCTTGAGATTTTCGTGCCCAACGTATTCTGCTTTGCAACTGAAGGCAAAGTATATCGTGTTGGCTCCATAAAACTACCAATAGAGAAATGGCAGCCATGGAGAGAGACTGAGGAAGATGCATTCGATCTGCTGGATGAAGTCAAAAGCTCCGTTAATAGGATGCTTAAACCTGAAGTTGTCCTTGAACTACTGAAGGATTTCACCTTGTACAGCACCACAAAAGGCGGTCAGAAGATTAAGATTCTCTGCCGCTATCAGCAGTATGAAGCTGCAAAACAGATTGTACAGAGAGTTATTGATGGAAGAATCAGAAAAGGTCTGATATGGCATTTCCAGGGTTCCGGTAAATCCTTGCTGATGGTATACGCAGCTATGCAACTTCGACGTAACCCTGAGCTCAGAAGTCCTACTGTACTTGTTGTTGTAGACAGAATAGACCTTAATTCTCAGATAAGTGCAACCTTTAACGCTTCCAACGTTCCGAATGTTGTCATGACTGATTCCAGGGAAGAACTGGAACAGCTACTGAAACAGGACACAAGGAAAATCATAATCACAACCATTCATAAGTTCGGAGAAGCTGATGGAGTTCTCAACGACAGGGAAAACATCATAGTCCTTGTTGATGAAGCCCACAGAACCCAGGAAGGAGATCTTGGTCAGAAGATGCGGCAAGCCCTTCCAAATGCATTCCTCTTTGGCCTCACTGGTACACCAATCAACACCAGAGACAGAAACACATTCTGGACCTTTGGTGCTGAAGAAGATGAGAACGGGTATCTTAGCAGATACTCTTTCGAACAGTCTATCATAGACAAAGCAACTCTACCAATCTACTTTGAACCAAGACCAGTAGAATTACACATCAATAAAAAAGCCATTGATGAAGAATTTGAAAGGTTGGCAAAGGAAAATGATCTTAGCTACGGTGACAAATCTGAACTTTCTGACCGTGCAGGAAAATACGGAGTCTTGGCTAAAACCCCTGACAGAATAAGTAGAGTATGTAAGGATATTGTCCAGCATTACAAGAAACATGTAGATCCCAATGATTTCAAAGGACAGGTTGTCGTATGGGATAGAGAAGCCTGCCACCTTTACAAGCAAGAAATTGACAAACACATGCCACCTGAAGAGTCTGCTGTTGTTATGACGCTGAGACAGAAGGACCCCGACGACTGGAAGCAAAGTTATTCTCTGACAGATGATGAACAAGAGAAATTGCTGGACAGGTTCAGAGATCCCAATGACCCACTGAAACTCCTTATAGTAACATCAAAACTGCTTACTGGATTTGATGCACCAATCAACCAGGCAATGTACCTTGATAAACCAATGAAGGACCATAACCTTCTGCAGGCAATCTGCCGTGTTAACAGACCTTACCCAGACAAAGACCATGGATTAATAATAGATTACCTTGGAATATTCGACAATGTAGCATCAGCTTTGGATTTCGATGTAGAGGAAATGAAAACCGTAATTTCCAACATTGAAATGCTAAAAGCAGAGTTCCCACGTGCTTTGGAAACTTGCCTTTCACACTTTGAAGGTGTTGACAGAGCCCTTGATGGATATGAAGGCTTGCTTGCAGCTCAAGATTGTCTGAGAACTGATGAAAGCAGGGATTTCTTTGCAGCTGATTACTCATATTTGTCTCGTCATTGGGAAGCTATATCTCCAGATTCATTTTTGGATCAATATGAGAAGGATTACAAATGGCTTACACAAGTGTATGAATCCATAAGACCGCCAAGTGGAAATGGAAAACTTATCTGGCATGCCCTTGGTGCCAAAACATTGAAACTCATCCATGAGAACGTTACCGTGCAAACAATCAGGGATGACCTTGAAACCCTGATAATGGATGCCAATATTCTCGATCATCTCACGGATAAAGATGCTGATGTAAAAGGGAAGAAGCTTGCCTTGAAGATTGAATGGAGATTACACGTTCACGTAGATGATCCAAGATTCCAGGAGCTCGGGGAAAGACTGGAGAAAGTAAAGGAGATGCATTACAGAAATGCCATCAGTAGTATTGATTTCCTCAAGAAACTGCTGGAGATTGCACGTGACACCGTCAAACTGGAGAGAGAAACAGAAGCAGAGGCAGTTGATGATACAAAGCAAGCATTAACAAAATTATTCCTTGAATGCAAGGTTGAAACGACACCAGCAATCATAGAAAGAATTGTTAATGATATTGATGAGGTTGTTAAATATACCAGATTCGATGGCTGGCAATGGACATCTGCAGGTGAGAGGGATGTTCAAAAGGCGTTAAGTAAGACTTTGTTGAAATATAAGTTGCATAAAGAACGAGAATTGTTTGATAAGGCTTATGAGTATATTAGGGAGCATTATTGA
- a CDS encoding toll/interleukin-1 receptor domain-containing protein: MDNHKVDHKLPKEIDKYLAALANLYENSGTQNLWEIVVNAKVSVHEEWSHRFDFNEDIYGHAVYLYLPATLYVNSFNQKEELQNKLIKDLNSVHHVKNEFIDDVFLEMDVPEELDWRKDASVQLNGNVFVSSADEKRIWGDGGFKLFLSHKTEVKTETAELKNRLKMYGVTCFVAHEDIRPTREWQNEIEIALHSMDAFVALLTDNFHESDWTDQEIGFAFGRGVPIVSMRLGRDPYGFIGKFQALSCSWESAPGEIVSILIKYDKMVDVYIDIVKNCKSFDEGNMLSKMLPHIDALSEQQISNLISAFNENDQVHYSLGFNGKKPYAHGYGLVHHLNRLAGNQYEYTEDNKIMLKK, translated from the coding sequence ATGGATAACCATAAAGTTGATCATAAACTCCCAAAGGAAATAGATAAATACCTCGCAGCTCTAGCAAATTTATACGAAAATAGTGGTACACAAAATCTTTGGGAAATAGTGGTTAATGCTAAAGTAAGTGTTCATGAAGAATGGAGTCATCGTTTTGACTTTAATGAAGATATCTACGGTCATGCAGTTTACTTATATCTTCCTGCTACACTGTACGTAAATTCTTTTAATCAAAAAGAAGAACTGCAGAATAAATTGATTAAAGATTTAAACTCGGTTCATCATGTTAAAAATGAATTCATTGATGATGTTTTTTTAGAAATGGATGTTCCAGAAGAGCTTGATTGGAGAAAAGATGCTAGTGTACAACTGAATGGAAATGTTTTTGTTTCTTCTGCAGATGAAAAAAGAATATGGGGCGATGGAGGATTTAAGTTATTTCTTAGTCACAAAACCGAGGTAAAAACAGAGACGGCAGAATTGAAAAATCGGTTGAAAATGTATGGCGTTACATGTTTTGTGGCACATGAAGACATTAGGCCAACACGTGAATGGCAAAATGAAATAGAAATCGCTCTTCATTCAATGGATGCATTTGTTGCTCTATTAACCGATAATTTTCATGAAAGTGATTGGACTGATCAAGAGATAGGGTTTGCTTTTGGGCGAGGAGTTCCAATTGTCTCAATGAGACTTGGACGAGACCCTTATGGATTTATTGGCAAATTTCAGGCTCTTTCTTGCTCTTGGGAGTCAGCACCCGGAGAAATTGTAAGTATACTGATAAAATATGATAAAATGGTAGATGTCTACATTGATATTGTCAAAAATTGTAAAAGTTTTGATGAGGGCAACATGCTTTCTAAAATGTTGCCACACATTGATGCTCTTTCAGAGCAGCAAATTAGCAATTTAATATCTGCGTTTAATGAAAATGATCAAGTGCATTATAGTCTTGGATTCAATGGGAAGAAGCCTTATGCACATGGATATGGGTTAGTTCACCATCTCAATAGATTAGCAGGCAATCAATATGAATATACAGAGGATAATAAGATTATGTTAAAAAAATAA
- a CDS encoding type I restriction-modification system subunit M, with amino-acid sequence MSKTISQQELEQYLWGAAVLLRGVIDPGEYKSIIFPLMFFKRISDVYDEEYQEALEESDGDKEYAEFAENHRFQVPLGAHWEDVRNVSIDVGKAIKTAMSEIEKANPDRLAGIFGDTNWTNKNRLTDKILIDLVEHFSTINLSLKSVPQDEFGTGYEYLIKKFADDSGHTAAEFYTNRTVVRLMSMIVDPKTGESIYDPTCGSGGMLLNAALLAKENDQEYRNISLYGQEINIITSAIARMNMFLHGFEDFHIVRGDTLSNPSFVENDRVKQFDMVLANPPYSIKKWNQKAWQHDPWGRNIYGTPPQGCADYAFFQHIISSLREDTGRCAILWPHGILFRDAEFDMRKQLIESDVVDCVIGLGKNLFYNSVMESCIVVCSKNKPEKRKGKVLFINGLEQVIEEKQMAFLSDENIQTLYELYKGYENVPRLSHVASLDEIKKKDFSLNVPIYVQKYELGEVEESLEELVQQWNKSSTEIKQHTIELFSTLKEVI; translated from the coding sequence ATGAGCAAAACAATATCTCAGCAGGAACTTGAACAGTATCTCTGGGGAGCTGCTGTGCTTCTCCGAGGTGTTATTGATCCTGGAGAGTATAAGAGCATTATATTCCCATTGATGTTCTTTAAGCGTATATCTGATGTTTATGATGAAGAGTATCAGGAAGCTCTTGAAGAGTCTGATGGAGATAAGGAATACGCAGAGTTTGCAGAGAACCACAGATTCCAGGTTCCATTGGGTGCACACTGGGAGGATGTCAGGAATGTTTCCATTGATGTTGGTAAGGCAATAAAGACTGCTATGAGTGAAATTGAAAAAGCCAATCCTGACAGGCTTGCAGGTATTTTCGGTGATACAAACTGGACGAACAAGAATCGTCTGACGGATAAGATTCTTATTGACCTTGTAGAACATTTCTCAACCATCAACCTTTCACTCAAGAGTGTACCACAAGATGAGTTTGGTACAGGCTATGAGTACCTTATCAAAAAGTTTGCTGATGATAGCGGTCATACTGCTGCAGAATTCTATACTAACCGTACAGTTGTACGCCTGATGAGCATGATTGTTGACCCTAAAACAGGCGAGAGTATCTATGATCCAACATGTGGCTCAGGTGGTATGCTACTCAATGCTGCTCTTCTTGCCAAGGAAAATGACCAGGAGTACAGAAACATAAGTCTATACGGACAAGAAATCAATATTATTACCTCAGCAATTGCAAGGATGAATATGTTCCTCCATGGTTTTGAGGACTTCCACATTGTAAGAGGAGATACGCTCTCAAATCCTTCTTTTGTGGAAAATGACAGAGTTAAACAGTTTGATATGGTTCTCGCCAATCCACCGTATTCAATAAAGAAGTGGAACCAGAAAGCCTGGCAACACGACCCTTGGGGCAGAAACATCTATGGAACACCACCCCAGGGATGTGCGGATTATGCTTTCTTCCAACACATCATTTCTTCCCTGAGGGAAGATACTGGAAGATGTGCAATACTCTGGCCGCATGGAATTTTATTTAGGGATGCTGAATTTGACATGAGAAAGCAATTGATTGAATCCGATGTTGTGGATTGTGTTATTGGCCTTGGTAAGAATTTGTTCTATAACTCTGTAATGGAATCTTGCATTGTTGTCTGTTCTAAAAATAAACCTGAAAAGAGAAAAGGAAAAGTTCTGTTTATTAATGGACTTGAACAGGTAATTGAAGAAAAGCAAATGGCCTTCCTATCTGATGAAAATATTCAGACATTATACGAGCTTTACAAGGGATATGAAAATGTCCCTCGTTTATCTCACGTGGCTTCTTTAGATGAAATCAAGAAAAAGGATTTCAGTCTCAATGTACCAATATATGTCCAGAAATACGAGCTAGGCGAAGTTGAAGAGTCTCTTGAAGAGCTAGTCCAACAATGGAATAAAAGTTCCACTGAAATAAAACAACATACTATCGAACTCTTCTCTACCTTGAAGGAGGTAATTTAA
- a CDS encoding restriction endonuclease subunit S: MISNLSEVPPNWIKVRFDQIAENITDRIEKPNESGLEYYIGLEHLDTDQIRIKRFGSTEDVKATKFLCKKGDIIFGKRNAYLRKVAVTDRDAVVSAHSMVIRPISDLIVPDFLPCFMQSSIFWKTAHAISEGSMSPTIKWKTLAKQEFYIPSIEEQKKVSEVLWAIEGNIEHIENIVDISQNFKRGLLNELLSKGIGHNNSTTIKNNEIPINWELCLFTDAINVNPSRKISKGKICKYVAMEDVIEFHEEICNYSERVFKNGGAKFTKEDTLLARITPCLENGKTAYVNVLDEDEIGFGSTEFIVLSGKKGVTLNKYVYYIATSPFFRKNAIASMRGTTGRQRVPNDFFDSIHIAIPPIEEQKEIIELLEKSGENILNYKSHLTSVINLKKKLTDDFLSGNLKNLQEALQNVQ; encoded by the coding sequence ATGATAAGTAATCTCTCAGAAGTACCTCCAAACTGGATAAAAGTAAGATTTGATCAAATTGCGGAAAATATAACTGACAGGATTGAAAAACCAAATGAATCTGGTTTAGAATACTATATCGGACTTGAACATCTTGATACTGATCAAATCAGGATTAAGAGATTTGGTTCTACTGAGGATGTAAAGGCCACCAAATTCCTTTGCAAAAAAGGAGATATCATTTTTGGAAAACGAAATGCATATCTCAGAAAAGTTGCTGTAACAGACAGAGATGCAGTTGTATCTGCTCATTCAATGGTTATCAGACCCATAAGTGATTTAATTGTTCCTGATTTTCTTCCATGCTTCATGCAATCAAGTATTTTCTGGAAAACTGCACATGCTATTTCTGAAGGCTCAATGTCTCCTACAATCAAATGGAAAACACTAGCTAAGCAGGAATTCTATATTCCATCTATTGAGGAGCAGAAGAAGGTATCTGAGGTTTTGTGGGCTATTGAAGGGAATATTGAACATATAGAGAATATTGTAGATATAAGTCAAAATTTCAAAAGAGGACTTTTAAATGAGCTTTTATCCAAAGGGATTGGACATAATAACTCAACAACCATCAAAAATAATGAAATCCCTATAAACTGGGAATTATGTTTGTTCACTGATGCTATCAATGTAAATCCAAGTCGAAAAATATCAAAAGGTAAAATCTGTAAATATGTGGCAATGGAAGATGTGATTGAATTCCACGAAGAAATATGTAATTATTCAGAAAGAGTTTTCAAAAATGGAGGAGCCAAATTTACAAAAGAGGATACTTTACTCGCGAGGATTACTCCATGTCTTGAAAATGGAAAAACAGCATATGTAAACGTACTGGATGAAGATGAAATTGGATTTGGTTCTACTGAATTTATTGTATTATCTGGGAAGAAGGGTGTAACACTAAACAAGTATGTATATTATATTGCAACCTCTCCATTTTTCCGAAAAAATGCCATAGCTTCAATGAGAGGAACCACTGGTCGACAGCGAGTACCCAATGATTTTTTTGATTCGATTCATATAGCTATTCCTCCTATTGAAGAGCAAAAAGAAATAATTGAATTATTAGAGAAATCTGGTGAAAATATTTTAAACTATAAGAGCCATTTAACTTCTGTTATAAATTTAAAGAAAAAATTAACAGATGACTTTTTATCAGGAAACTTAAAAAATCTCCAAGAGGCTCTTCAAAATGTTCAATGA